In Pangasianodon hypophthalmus isolate fPanHyp1 chromosome 5, fPanHyp1.pri, whole genome shotgun sequence, the DNA window ACAGTAACATGGTTGATCTTCCATTTTTTCAGGTGCCATAATGTTAGACTTGGACCAGACCACACTTCCTGGAATTGCGCACTTGCTGGTGGAAACCATGATCATCTCAGACCAAATCAGAGCAGAGGACCGCGCCAATGTGCTACGTGCATTACTGCTGAAACACAGGTCAGAGAATCACACATCAATATTGCAAACAGGGATCTTATCGATCAGCACTGCTGTAGTCCTCACGCTGTGTGCCATTTGCCCAACTCGCTGCCTGTATTGACTTCATGATAGTTTGAGTGTGATTATGCAACCTTTTTCAAGCTTAACAAAACAACACTTCTCccttattaataaattaatacaattaatataattttacttttttctataGGTAATTCAGTTACATTCAAAATATCTGTTGTAAAGTCAGTATCCTTTCCTATGTGGAATTTATCTTTATAAAAGCAGCACAAAAGCCGTGAGGTTAGAATGTGTGATCTGTAGCTTGCGTGCGTGCTGTGTTTCGTGTCAAGTTTACTGTGTGTTGGGTTCAACTCATGCATCAGGACCATTCAGTGAGGTCTGAGCAGCCAGCACCCTGCTTGAGGAATAATATGATGAATATTGCATGGTCTCACCCACAGAGAATTAATGTTTTGCAGATGAAGCAGTGAACCTTTTAGAGAATGACCTCTTTTTCCTAGAAAATAGCACACATATGAGCTTAATGAAAGATTGTTTGGTTCAAATGTCTGAAAGAGCCATATGATGACACATTGCTTTTGcgatttttcattaatattgtGACCGTGTACTTTGTCAGTGGAACCCTGGGGTTTATGATTATGCACACTAGCAGACTCTCTTCTGAAGTCTCAGAAAAGCTGTAAAcctttaaatgctttttaaatcagaacattttttgtaatatttgctGAGGTTCAACTCACATTCCTACAGCTGTCAATAAAATGTAAGACTCCATGGACTATGTTCTAGTCTTCAATGTTCTAGCAGTCTGTGTTTTAACTATCTATGGTCTAGAGATCTACTATATGGTCGAGATATCTGTTATAGTTATCTTTTGGAATTTTATATTGCAGATATCTATTGAGTTCTAGATATGTATTCTAgacatcttttatttttctaagtTGAGCAACTCCAGCGATCAAGATTTAGGGCAGTGCAAGAAAATGATCAGACCACCAGAACCTACAGTGATGGCAGAGAGCATGTTAAAgatgttaaaatgcagcttACAACCTTTTGATGCCAGGGAGCCAGTCTTGAAAGAAGTCTAAGATGTCTAAGAACTCTAAGAAGGCCAGGTCCAATTCAACACCAGGACAAAATGGAACCACCTACAAGGTTTACAATCACTGCCCCAACCTACTGTGACACCACTGGAAAATCATGAGAATGTTTTTCCAGAAAAGTATAACAGTGGAGATATGCTGAAGGCAGATACCCAAGGTAGACAATTCCATGAATTATCTTGCTATTGAGTGTAGAAGGAAAGATTTTCCTCAGCATCATGGTAAAACTTCTGACTGAGTTCTTTCCCTGGACTGGATACATTGGCACCTCAGTACAGAAGGGTGGCATTCCAGGGATCCCAGGCTGCCTTGAACACAAAGCTGTAATCACACAACTCTTGAAAGAGGCAAGAGTGAACAAGGGCAATCTTTTGGTGTTGTGTTTTGATCTGGCCTCACTCAGTGACCCTGTTAAGTCTGGCCATGGTAATAGTCATGGCCACTAGTGAAATCGGGTAACCTACAGTGAAGAGGACACAAGTCCAAGACTGGGACCCCTACCACCAATCTGAGCCTTCATGGACAACTTGACAGTGACATGACATGGTTcaccaaggttggagtggaagaactcaagttgATTGACCTcaagagccctgacctcaaccccactgaacaagTCTGAGATGAATTAGAACTCACACTGtaccccaggccttctcacccgacatcagtccTTGACCTCAcaaatgttcttgtggctgatcgggcaaatccccacagaaccattccaaaatctagcggaAGGCCTTCGCAGAAGAGTCGAGGTTATTACAAAAGGggcactaaatctggaatgagatatTCTAAAAGTGGGTGCAATggtaaggtgtccacatacttttggccatatagtgtatgatgtTCTAAATATCTATGTTCTAGATGTCTGTTGCATTCTAATAATCTACATTATAGACATATATTATGTCCTAGATATTTATGTTCTAGTTTTAGATGTTCTATGTTTTAGATGTCTGTTATGTTCTCACAATCTGTTTTAGATGTCTATATGGGGTCTTATTATCTATTTTGTTCCAGATATCTATGTTATGATCTCACAATCCATCTCCATTTCAGTCTTATTTTAATGCAGAAAATTTCACAGACATGGCTCTGGTTTCATTTTCCTGTGGGTGCTTTATTTTTCCCAGACATTACACTCATTTACGAGTCTGATCCAAATATATTCTTAACTCCCTAGGTGGTCCAGGGCCAGATGGAGCACCTGTAGCCATTTACTGGAGTAGATCTATTGCCcagtaataaaacacaagtacacacacacataggtcCTGGACAGGCACACTTGtgctcacacacaaaaaaaagactttcttgATAAGGCTTAATGAATAATGATAAACCTTGATGATAAGGCTTAATATAATTCTTGATAAGacataatgaattattaataatggTAGCCCTCTTCCTCCTGTTCCTGACTAACCATTGGTAAAAGTGTAGTAAAATGCAGCTTAATAATATTTTAGGACACACTGCCTGTGGCATTTAGATGACTGGCTAAGCTTGGACCTAACAAGAGCACTGATGTCAATAGCTGGCATAGTGTTGACAGCATATGTGTATGAGGTGGTAAAACACACAACTCTGCTAGCCCTTTTCCACAGACAAGGTGCCAGATGCCTATTCTTGTACACTCTCACCATTTAACTGCAAAAGAGATGAAGATTCTCAAACCAGATTTGGTTTCAGCACAAAAATGCTGCTGTTTTGGAACCAAGAACTGGTGATGTCAGGGAATTAATGGCAGATTATtatcaccatgacaacaaccCAAGCAACTCAAGTTACTTTTATGACTGCcagtaaataaaacactaacatgaAGAGGGATTTTTGAAGGCTATTGTTGAAAACAGATGGAGTAATTTTTGTAACTTTGAACTGGAAGCAACTTTTATTGGTGCTTGCATCATTTTAAGTAGGAGTTGCATTGTTATTGCTAATGTTAACAAAATGTCCTTTGAGCAGCTGCacacactgaaataaatgactaaaacaTGACTAAACAACAAGtatctctcattcattcatttattcattcattcattcattcattcatcttcagtaacccctttatcctggacagggtcatggtggatccagagtctattccaggaacactgtgtgATGCAAGAAtacgccagtccattgcagggcacaacacacagacacacattcacacctagggggaATTTAGAGTCACCTTGGACTTAGTGGCATGtatttgagaggtgggaggaaacaagagagcccagaggaaacccacccGTTGTGCCACTGTGCTGCTCTGTATCTGTTACATAATCTACATTACGTAATCAATGTGGCACTCCAAAAAGAATTattctttttcaaaaataataatgcttcACGTGCCTTTGTGCACGTTTGTATGTCACTGTGGACTGAAGACtcatattttctgtttaaatagCCCCTGATGTTATCAGGCCCACATGTGGCCTGTTTGTAGCTTTTGCAATTCTTACTGATTTCTTTGGCATGACTTCCTCTGCTTGAATGGAAAATGTGGTTTGGTTTGCAATTTGGATTTTGATATCATGTAATGTGGGGTTTCTGTGTTTGGTTTGCAAATATTGAACCCGAAGCTGGaaccatcataaacacacaaaccaagATCAACATGAACACGGGCATATTGTGTTCTTTTGTCTTGCAGGGCAGAACACATGTTCCCGAATTAAACAAAGAATAATACATTATGGTTGACAGAGATATGAAAGATATGAAAATCATGAGTTTCTATTTGACATGACCTTCCGTTTTTCAGTCACCCGAATGATGAGAAGGAGGGCCGTTTCCACCGAAACCATTCAATCACCAGCCTGGGCAGCTTGCGCCATAACCACAACCATGTTCATGACACGAGCCTGCCACTAGTGGCCCAGGATCATGACACCAAATCGCCCGAGCAGGACAaagaggtgtttatttatttgtttttttttttatttaaccaggGTAGtcagattggggaaaaaatctcttttacaaGCGAGCTCTGGCTAAGAAGGCAGCACAATAGTTACCACAAGCAACATTCAGACACAGGATATAACAAATAGCACTTATAACAGCACTGCAaaacaaactattaaaaaaatcccttataaaaaagctttttagatgtttgtgtaaatccATGATGATGAGGCGCTATAATTAAAAGCTGTCTTTTCCAAATCTCAGCAACGGAACATCAAAATGAATGAAGATTGcatctcatgtttttttttagcaacaaTACAGCCTTTTTTCATGAGTCTTGCTTGGTTGCGTGCTTCGCAGGGAGGCTCAGACATCTCTGTTTTTAGCACTGATCTAAACCTCTTATTACCTGGATGACACATTGTAAGATTCTTCCCCGAAACTAATATAAAGGTAGCTTTATTTCGGAGAAGAAGCTTGAAGATTGCTCCATTTATACACTCATGAAGTGGAGGTTTGTGCATGTGCTCTGTGACATGATGGTGTGTTTGCACCTTTAGAAGGACCTGTAATGACTGCATTTATATTAGCACATGTGCATGACTCGGAGGTACACAGGTGCTTCTTGTTAAAGCCTCCTGACCCAATAGCTGTGAAGCTTTTAATGTCTCCATGGCTGAAGATGTTGGCACATTCAGCccataaaaacatataaaaagtcatgatgttaaatgattttaaaatgactgaCCATTTGGCAAGTTTGTATCCTAGTCCTGTACATTTATGCCTCTTGATTAAAGACAGGCAAAATGGTTCATTAAAATCTAAAGAGCAGTAactaacacacatgcacacttacATGTGGAACCGTAATGTTTAATAAAGCCATAGAGTGACGTTTGTGTGCACTGCCTGCCAAAACACTTTAGCCACAGCCAGTGTTTAACATTAATATGTTACTAACTATTTTCTCCtgttaatgaaagaaaaacctgCACCCCGTTCCTGCAGAGGCACATGCTGCAGCCAGATCTATGAAACTGCTGGCAAAGATCCCCAAGGATGCTGAGGCCACAGTGGTTTTAGTGGGTAAGCAAAGGATtgcttcagggttttttttccctcttttgtttcattttcaaagCCAAAGATTATGTTAAGTGATCACATCACAGATTGCCAATAACACTTTATTGTGACCTTGCTGAATTATCCTATTCTATATTGTCACGTCtgattttgaaagaaaatactAAAACATTTTTGCTCAGATTCTTCCAGAGAGtgacagcgagagagaggaaagagagagagagagagagagagagagagcgagcgagcgagagaaagagagagagggtgggggcatgtttttatatcttttttggggaccaaatgtcccaaCAATGATAGGAATATCTAATAGTTTTGACtttatggggacatttggctagTCCCCAGATAAAAAACTGCTTTTCTAAAAACATAAACTAAaggtgttattaaaaaaaattaaagggtCAAAAGGTTAGGGCTcctaaggttagggttaggtttaggtgtaggcatagcattaatcagctgcattaataattatgtcaatggaaggatagtaagacaaatgtgtgtgtctgtgtgtgtttgtctaggctgtgtggagtttctggaGCAGCCTGCTATGGCATTTGTGCGCCTGAACGAAGCAGTCCTGTTGGAATCGGTTCTGGAGGTTCCAATTCCTGTGCGCTTTATTTTTGTGCTACTGGGTCCATCTCAGAGTAACATGGACTACCACGAGATTGGACGTTCCTTCTCCACACTTATGTCTGATAAGGTTAGTCCTCACACACTAACCTTATTATTAAATTCTGGGGTCTAAAGTAAGTAGGCTTTAATGTAGAGTGACTATAGAGTGagaacattttcaaaacagATCAACTCAAGTTGTTAAAATCAAAAGTTGTTTTAATGGACATTATAGGTTCTTAACAATTGGCAACCCCCAGAAGAAAAGGAGCTACTGCccaaaaaacatttagaaaactTTGCAAGCGGCATTTCAAGCAGAGTAGGTTGGGCATGCAATAGGTTGGTGGTTCCAATTCCTTGTGCTAAAGTTTGTGCCCTGCCCTGTATATTTTAGAGAATAGGTTGTCAGTTCTGGTCCTGGGGTATCATAGCCTCGTATAGTTTGTTTTCCCTGCACTAACAGAAGCTCATCTCAGTTTTGTGCGATTCTGACATTGGATTTCTTGTGTGGTGTCAGCTCAAGCGCAAATCCAGTGGCACTGTCTGACAGTTCTATGTAACCGCAACTTGTCGCACTGTGCAACCCAACTCTGAATGCGAGTAACTTTCCTCGAATAAATTTCAAATAACTTTCCTTGATGcaacttttgaacttaagtgTCCAGCTTAGGTTGCTatctctgaatacagcccttaCCTGAATATATGTTTGGGATAAAATGATGGATCTGGATTACACAATAGTCAGCCCGAGTCTCTTCTAAGCATTAGAGAACGAACGGTAGATGATGGTTAAGGACCAAAATCCTACAGTTAAAGTAATATTTAGTGCTGCTCTTGATTTTTCTCAGAACTTCCATGAAGTGGCCTACTTTGCAGATGACCGTCAGGATCTGCTGAATGGCATTAATGAGTTCCTGGACTGCAGCATTGTGATTCCTCCCTCAGACGTTGAGGGCAAGGACCTGCTGAAGACTGTGGCCTCCTTCCAGAAGCAGATGCTACGCAAGcgcaaggagagagagaataagaaggGCATGAGTGGAGTGGCAGGACCTAATCAAGAGACCAAATGTGAGTCTCTCTAGTGGTTTCTATCcacaattttataaattttgaaCATAAGTAGACGTGACATGGTGGTGCATGGTGGTGTagtgttgccgcctcacagACTCATGGTCCCTggactgtgtggagtttctgtgaaTATAAATCTCACAAGATTAATACTTACCTCTGGTGGAAAAGGTTGCCAATAAAGAGGAGTTTTGAAAAGTGGTGTTCCAAATAGACTTTTaacatactgtaaaatattacatattttatattaaacagtATGTCAAAAGAGTGAAACACCTATGGTAAATATGGAGTAGTATTCTGACATGCTATTTGGGATGCTAGTATGTGGCTCTGGATATAACCCATGACAGCCTACATATGAAGTTTGTTGAATTATGTAATCTTGTTCAGTCTTCTTCTTAGAATTTTCTCTGAATAGTTGATTTTCTTCTGCTGACATTTTTGAAAATTCACTTAAAATGTGGATGGCATCATAAATTGTGTAGACATTTTTCAGACGTACATTTTTCAGGGGCTAAGCTAAgcccagttttttttaaacaattacagctaacacagctgtaaaaatgatcacatgggaatcttttttttttttttttttttggtcaatgCCAAATAATTTTCACCAAATCACATGACAGTTGAAATGAGTAAGGTCTAAATGTATCCTTTGCTCTGTGTCAGATCTCAATCAAGATGATCAGGAGGATGAGGAACTGGAGGTGGACCCTCTGAAACGCTCTGGCATCCCATTCGGAGGACTGATCCATGATATTCGCCGCCGCTACCCACACTACATAAGCGATCTGAAGGATGCGGTGGATACGCAGTGCATTGCCGCTGTCATTTTCATCTACTTTGCTGCCCTCTCACCAACCATCACTTTTGGAGGACTGCTAGGTAATTGAAATGTTTGTTAGGTAGtagtctgtgtggagttttgcatgttcttacAATGAGACTGAGGTTTATGTATGCAATCACAAGTTAGTTTGATTTGGATCTGTTACCATAAAACATGCTCAGACACCAATGTTCTGGTTTATTTAGGGGAGAAGACTCAAGGTATGATGGGAGTGTCTGAGCTCATTATCTCGACATCAGCAGTCGGGGTGCTGTTTTCCCTGCTGGCAGGACAGCCACTGCTCATTATTGGCTTCTCCGGGCCTCTTCTGGTGTTTGAGGAGGCCTTCTACAAGGTAAACTCCCTCTAGACCACATAGCCACAGAGCTTACCAACAGTTTTTTCAGTGATCAGTATGAAAGACTTACTGAGTGGTGAAAGTTTCATAGCTCATTATATTATTTCATACAGAATGTGTGGGTGTGACAGTAATCTTTTAGACTTAAGGTTGGTATGATGTTGACTCATTCACTGGAGATTATCCAGGAATTAAATTCAGGGCCCAACATTTGTTATCGATGACTAAGGCACTTTGtgcacatgattttatttaagtaATCAATGATAGGGCAGTCAACCAACTAAATATGCCAAATTCTTTTTCCTGCATTAAAATTTTAGCTTGCACTGAATAAGGCTGTCTATAAAGCATTAATTTTTCTGTTCTTGTGGATCAGTTCTGCCAGGCGCAGGGCTTCGAGTACCTCACAGGTCGAGTGTGGATCGGCTTCTGGCTCATTTTCATCGTGCTGGTGATCGTAGCAGCAGAGGGCAGCTTCCTTGTGCGCTACATCTCACCCTTCACTCAGGAGATCTTTGCCTTCCTTATTTCCCTCATCTTTATTTGTGAGACCTTCTCCAAACTCTTCAAGGTGATAATTCAGTACACACTATCACAACAACTAGACAAAATTGTTAAATGTTAAGGTTTATAGAATGAAATCTAAGTGTATAATACAAAACTGCGGTCTAAATTGGGAATCACACTATTTAAAACACTGTCTAGAAAAAAGAATCTGTGCAAGTTCGGTTTTGTTTCTCAAGGTATACCTGATGTATACCTTGTGATACCAAAGGTTCAATTGTGTACAACAAATAAGTTAAAATGGTACAGTACATTCACTTACTCTTGAGGATATAACCCCAATGATTAGCATTTGTGACCTGAAAGGTACAAATCATGGTTTATAGGCTCCAGTCTGTAAATTTTTATCTGCTCTGGCTCAGAAATGaactgtttctctggaaacacACATAACCCCTTCACATATTACAGTTAGAAAGCTAAACTATACTGTTACTTGGCCAATACTAAAAACAGTGGGGAGTGTGGTAAGAATGGGGCAACAGTGGTAAGAAAAGGTTGTCCTTGAatggacatgaggaagaaaccttgagaggaaccagactcagaaggggaCCCATCCTCTTCATGACATCAGACAGTGAGATTATAAaccattacagtatacaggtttAGTAGAATAAAGACAAACTGTaataagtgtgttgaaaggatgttcagtatgagcatcgtGAGAATAAGAGTACTTGGATGAGCACAATGCAGTCTTTATGATTGGTCATGTTTGTTTATAACCTGACATAAGTCAGAGCCATTATTAGTAGAGTTTTCTGAGAGTCAACCAATACACAGTCCAGAGTCAACCGCTACACAGTTCAGTAATAAACTTCATCCACACCAATCACTTATTCTTGGTGTAAGAAGGTATTTGATGATGACAGCAATGGTTTTGGTTGTAGGTATTCCAGGAACACCCCCTGATGAAGACCTACCCAGTCTCTGCAGGGCCTCCTGTGCATGGAACACCAGAATCACCAGAAAATGGTGTTCTGACTGAGGGTCCAATTCTAAACCAGCCCAACACTGCCCTACTCTCCCTTGTGCTCATGGTGGGAACCTTCTTTGTGGCCTTCTTCCTTCGAAAGTTCCGCAACAGTCGCTTCCTTGGTGGCAAGGTAAATGATTCACATGTATACACTTAATGCTCCTGCTGAATTGTGTAGTTATTGTACTTATAATGTCCTGTACATTTATGGGATTTTGCTGCACTTGTCATTTTATCGAAATTTactatgttaatgttaaatttactaaatttaaaattgaataTTACTATACAGTTTTGCATCACAGTCTTGGAGGCAGGATATGTTGTTTTTATACATGTacaagggtggacaaatcatacatttattagctAAACCACAAGGCAAATAAAAGCACCAGTGTGTTGTATTGTTTAGGTTGCCTGGaaactaggctaaaaagtggtaactagcataatataataacatatggcaagctaattagctagttaagtgtattattattacagtctAAGCAAAACAAGGATTACCATCCTGTTCTAacaaagtttctaatgtagtgcatcttttttttgcaccatcaacaacaacaacaacaacaaataattcCACTAGTGGCCAATATTACGGCTATGAGATTTCTGTTCTTATATCACatgtaaaaacataaaagctACAGTCTgtctaaaatctttattttctctcaaaatgtTTAACTTTGAGGTGACTGTTACTTATAACAAGAAAGTTATATGACAACTTTGTGCTGGAATTTTTTGGTTTCCATATATCTGCACGTTACTGATTTGCAGTCTGTGAATGGCAATTAATAAAAACCATTATGTCGTCAGCCAGAAAGTGCttcagctgatgtgtgtagtgcagcaggcagaGAGATTCAGAATACCATATTTACAGCAACAAGGTGCCTGATATCTCTATGAGGCTCATTAAGTTTAAACCTAGCTACATaccaaataaaaactaaataaggAGTAGATTTTATATCTTGTTCTGTTTGCTGAACTGACCTGTCTGTTGGgtaactatgaataaaaaaacaaatagcctGGATCTGAAACCTGCCTGTCCTGGGCACCCGGGCTGCTGATTTCTCCACACCTGATGTAAAATAATGCAACTACAAAACAATTCATCTTAAAGAAGAAAGCACACAAGAGTAAAGGGACTTGACCAGTCATTTTTTCCAGTCATATTGTTTCTCTATTTCATTGTTTAAAGGTCAGGAGAATTATTGGCGATTTTGGCATACCCATCTCTATTCTGCTATCTGTAATAGTGGACCTCTGCATCCCTGACACTTACACACAGGTAACAATGCTAAAATCTAAACAGTTTCACTCTGCCATGTCATCTCCACTGAGCattagtgtgtgttctgatctCTTCCTCTTGCTCATACTCTTTATTAAATACTTGCCTGTAATTGAAGCCAGGTTTCTTTCAGAGTGCATATTAGAATGCGGTTAAATGCTTGGCATGGCTCAGTGACCAGCGAGGCCTGGGATCTGAGCAGCAGTGTTTTTGTGGTTGCAGAAACTGAACGTGCCCTCTGGTTTCTCGGTCACATCTCCTGACAAACGAGGCTGGTTCATCAGCCCATTTGGAGACAAACAGGCCTTCCCCACGTGGATGATGGGAGCTTCCGTGGTGCCTGCCCTTCTTgtcttcatcctcatcttcatggAGACACAGATCACAACGTGAGTTCGGTTTTATGTCTTAAGCAGGAGTGTTaaattttcttttgtgtttttcttgtaaCTACACTGAGTTAAAATCCTCTGTTAGCACAATGGATTTACATTATGTTATACTTACAGTGGTAATTTTGTCACCACAAGTCCAACCATAGTAATCATCTCTAGTCCAAACCAAGTAGCAAGTTCAACAAAGCATCCAAACCCATTATTTTTACTGGGATGCGATGTGGACTTTAAATTCAGaattcaaatttacatttaacaatTAATTTTAAGTCAATAATATTCATTAATGATTCCccgtttattttttttatataaacacatggCTGTTGTGTGactaaaactgtaaaactgtaaaaattatGGACTTTTTTGTCTTCTCACTCTATTTGTGAAGAGCTGTCTGTTGACCAGAGCAAATGATCACTGCAGTGGAGGCTTGTGCTGctagtttgttcattttattgcttCTGCAATGATATATTGTCCCATGAGTATGCAATGTTATGTTGTTGTTCATAAGAATGATGCATGTGATTTGAAAATGGAGCATATTTCAAAGTAGTGATCTGTTCTGAATGATGACAGATATATTGCAACTCACtcataaatatgaatgtgaaatgtcaaggtaaaaaataataaataaacaaaataaatgtttctgtttttctgtacaTACCCTTGAAGAGTTATGTTATTGCAATTTATctgtattatattatgtattaaattaataacaatttcaaaaacaaaacttgACAATGAGCTCTTATTGgcttattttatacatttaaaataaatatattccttTAGAAAATGTCTTAAATCgggcactgttgaattcttgattctgattggtcagaaggtgtcacttttttttaagttttccgatatgggacagtcttcaggacagaagaaaatctgtttttctgtcttattaagtGTGAAAAAAGTTGGCGAGGGAAAAACAGTTTATAGCtcctataacataagtgatgacAGAAACTAACAcgaacattccacaacattaaacgtaactataaacacttaaaatgtatgatgtcattcgttaataaattaaaaattgtaatccatgaaaaattgctgttgtataagaggaataaagcatgtCAAGACATgctattataagaaaataaagaactttGACGTTGGGCACCCCATTAGTGATGAccttcccataacagcatgttcctaaGTGTTTTAGCCCTGACATAGCCTATAGGTTCTCTCTAGCTAGATACCTTACTACGTTCCAAAGAGGGGCACAACATAAAATGGTCATTGCAGTTAACACAATAAGAACAGTTTAGGAAGGATACTGTTATAGAATATCATCACAGccaacacataaataaatgtatgcattcaaattcaaaatttatgatattgaatatttaaaatactgtCTAAAGAGTATCTTAGTATGTTATTACTATTAAGGGCAATATAAATCTTTGTAGTctcagttttctctctctctgtctctctctctgtaggctGATAGTAAATAAGAAAGAGCGTCGGTTGGTGAAGGGTTCAGGTTTCCACTTGGATCTGCTGCTGATCGTGACTCTGGGCGCTGTCTGCCCACTCTTTGGCCTGCCATGGCTGACAGCTGCCACTGTGCGCTCTGTCACTCATGTTAATGCTCTGACAGTAATGAGCAAAGCTACAGCTCCTGGAGAAAAGCCCATGATCCAGGAGGTTAAAGAGCAGAGACTGACTGGGATGTGTGTGGCCATACTTGTGGGTAAGAGAAGTTAGA includes these proteins:
- the slc4a3 gene encoding anion exchange protein 3 isoform X3; this translates as MEITDMVQDQVGARAEPQENPKEMNDEKGQNGEDEYPGIFHVDGFEDFEEFVLDFDDYDLLESIHSHLNSPVEPVRHRFEDNPGVRRHLVKKSSRCQVSRANNGSPSLSSLKKRKKMDKKTHEVFVELNELIMDKNQEMRWKETARWIKFEEDVEEDTDRWGKPHVASLSFRSLLELRRTITHGAIMLDLDQTTLPGIAHLLVETMIISDQIRAEDRANVLRALLLKHSHPNDEKEGRFHRNHSITSLGSLRHNHNHVHDTSLPLVAQDHDTKSPEQDKEKNLHPVPAEAHAAARSMKLLAKIPKDAEATVVLVGCVEFLEQPAMAFVRLNEAVLLESVLEVPIPVRFIFVLLGPSQSNMDYHEIGRSFSTLMSDKNFHEVAYFADDRQDLLNGINEFLDCSIVIPPSDVEGKDLLKTVASFQKQMLRKRKERENKKGMSGVAGPNQETKYLNQDDQEDEELEVDPLKRSGIPFGGLIHDIRRRYPHYISDLKDAVDTQCIAAVIFIYFAALSPTITFGGLLGEKTQGMMGVSELIISTSAVGVLFSLLAGQPLLIIGFSGPLLVFEEAFYKFCQAQGFEYLTGRVWIGFWLIFIVLVIVAAEGSFLVRYISPFTQEIFAFLISLIFICETFSKLFKVFQEHPLMKTYPVSAGPPVHGTPESPENGVLTEGPILNQPNTALLSLVLMVGTFFVAFFLRKFRNSRFLGGKVRRIIGDFGIPISILLSVIVDLCIPDTYTQKLNVPSGFSVTSPDKRGWFISPFGDKQAFPTWMMGASVVPALLVFILIFMETQITTLIVNKKERRLVKGSGFHLDLLLIVTLGAVCPLFGLPWLTAATVRSVTHVNALTVMSKATAPGEKPMIQEVKEQRLTGMCVAILVGMSIVMTDVLRHIPLAVLFGIFLYMGITSLTGIQLYERIALMVTPAKHHPDHSYVTKVKTWRMNLFTIIQLLCITLLWVVKSTVASLAFPFILIMTVPLRRLILTRIFEERELAALDADEDSPNFDEDGRDEYNEIHMLV